GCGGCTGGTTGCGTCTGGCGCTGAGGCGAAGAGCTTCTCGACGCCGCGGCGGCTCGCCGTGCTGGTTTCGGGTGTTGCGGCGAAGCAGGACGACGCTGCTGAGGAGTTGACCGGACCTTCGGTGAAGGTGGCGTTCAAGGACGGCGTTGCGACTCCGGCGGCGGTGGCGTTTGCGAAGAAGGCCGGCGTCGCGGTTGAGGAGTTGAAGACGGTCACGACGCCGAAGGGTGAGTATCTTGCGGCTACGGCTGTGAAGGCAGGGCGCGCCGCAGCCGAGGTGATTGCGGCGGAGATGCCGAAGGAGCTGGCGGGCATCTATTGGGCGAAGAACATGTACTGGCGCGCGGGTAAGCCCGAGCGGTTTGTGCGTCCTGTGCGGTGGATGATTGCGCTGCTGGGCGATCAGGTAGTGCCGGTGGAGTTCGGTGGAAAGACGGCGGGAGCGGTAACGTATGGGCATCGCGTGTTGTTCGGCGATGCGGCGATCAAGCTGGAGGCTCCGGCGAAGTACGAGGAAGCACTGCTGACGGCGTATGTGATCGCCGATGTGGAGACGCGGCGGCAGAAGATTCGTAAAGCACTGGACCGCGTGACGCGGGCGGTCGATGGCGCGCGGTGGCGCGAGGACCACGGCTTGATCGACACTCTGACACATCTGACGGAGTGGGCTTCGGACCGCTCGGTGATTCTCGGCGGGTTTGAGGCGGAGTATCTTGCGCTGCCCGAAGAGGTGCTGGTGACGGTGATGCGCGACCACCAGAAGTATCTTGCGGTGGAAGACAAGGCGGGCAAGCTGGCCCCTCACTTCCTGGCCGTGCTGAATACCGAGGCAGATGACGCTGGGCTGGGTGTGATCCGGCATGGCAACGAGCGGGTGCTGCGGGCGCGGTTCAACGATGCGCGGTTCTTCTGGGAGTTCGATCAGCGCGTGCCGCTGAAGGAGCGCGTGAAACAGCTCGAACATGTCACGTTCCAGAAGGAGCTGGGAAGCTACGCGCTGAAGACGACGCGTGTTCGCGAACTTGCGGTGGGGTTGGCAGAGCTTGTGACGGCGCGTGGCGGCAAGGTGGATGCGGTTGCGCTGGATGAGGCCGCAACGCTGGCGAAGACCGACCTGACGACGGAGCTGGTAAAGGAGTTTACCGAGTTGCAGGGAATCGTCGGCGGCCTGTATGCGAAGGCGCAGGGAGCTTCGGCTGCTGCGGCGGATGCGATCTACGATCAGTATCTGCCGGAGTCGATGGAGGATTCCGTCCCGCGCACGGTTGAAGGCGCGCTGCTCTCGGTTGCGGACAAGGCGGACACCATCGCCGGGATGTTTGGGCTGGGCATGGAGCCTACAGGGTCGAAGGACCCGTTTGCGCTGCGCCGTGCTGCGAATGGGATTGTGAAGATTCTCGCCGAGAGTGTGCCTGCGCTTCCGCTGACGCTGAGTGAGGTTGCGGGGCGGGCAACCGCGAATGAGGCGGTAGAAGCGAAGGTTCGGGCGTTTCTTGTAGAACGTCTTGAGTTCTATCTGCGCGAGGCGAAGGGGCAGGCCTACGACGTGGTGAAGGCTGTGCTGGCCGCGGGGAGCGACGATGTGCGCGATGCGGTGGCGCGCGCAGAGGCGGTGAGTTCAGTTCGTGGCTCGGCGGATTTCGAGGCGGTGAGCGCGGCCTTCAAGCGGATGAAGAACATTCTGGCGCAGGCGAAGGAGAAGGGATATTTGGCTCCCCGCCCGATCATCGAAACTGGGGACCCAATAGAGAATCGGATGCAACAAGCAGGAGGGAGCGCGATAGATCCAGTATTGGG
This genomic interval from Acidobacteriota bacterium contains the following:
- a CDS encoding glycine--tRNA ligase subunit beta; the encoded protein is MADFLFEIGLEEVPARMIAGAEAELKRRVVALLERERLVASGAEAKSFSTPRRLAVLVSGVAAKQDDAAEELTGPSVKVAFKDGVATPAAVAFAKKAGVAVEELKTVTTPKGEYLAATAVKAGRAAAEVIAAEMPKELAGIYWAKNMYWRAGKPERFVRPVRWMIALLGDQVVPVEFGGKTAGAVTYGHRVLFGDAAIKLEAPAKYEEALLTAYVIADVETRRQKIRKALDRVTRAVDGARWREDHGLIDTLTHLTEWASDRSVILGGFEAEYLALPEEVLVTVMRDHQKYLAVEDKAGKLAPHFLAVLNTEADDAGLGVIRHGNERVLRARFNDARFFWEFDQRVPLKERVKQLEHVTFQKELGSYALKTTRVRELAVGLAELVTARGGKVDAVALDEAATLAKTDLTTELVKEFTELQGIVGGLYAKAQGASAAAADAIYDQYLPESMEDSVPRTVEGALLSVADKADTIAGMFGLGMEPTGSKDPFALRRAANGIVKILAESVPALPLTLSEVAGRATANEAVEAKVRAFLVERLEFYLREAKGQAYDVVKAVLAAGSDDVRDAVARAEAVSSVRGSADFEAVSAAFKRMKNILAQAKEKGYLAPRPIIETGDPIENRMQQAGGSAIDPVLGKLSSAATVAKSEIDRNGRGNYVASLKTIAQLRPVIYEFFDKVMVLDPNPHIRTSNLLVLQTILTDSQQIADFSEIVTAG